A DNA window from Mytilus edulis chromosome 14, xbMytEdul2.2, whole genome shotgun sequence contains the following coding sequences:
- the LOC139502742 gene encoding innexin unc-9-like isoform X3 → MGSFTYMLDHVLGTAGQAVGIRGTYDDDFIDRLNHKYTVMLLVIFTVIVSTSQYVGDPIECWCPTDFTENRVDYTNFVCWVSNTYYIPMQNQIPAQYDQRREQELTYYQWVPLILLVCSMFYKVPRLIYKVLNSYSGISIDKINGMARDTQYLAPEDREKKLKHISKYMGQWLKSASPHRAGLCPNLRTQIGNVCFFLCGRHFGNYLTTVAMVYKILFLVNSIVMMYLMNSFMGSKYSVYGFEVLNSLYEGEDWTYSPRFPRVTLCDFEIRQMTNLQRWTVQCVLPVNLFNEKIFIFLWFWMVFIAIANGFGCLTNLYGYLLPHHRRSYIRKYLKINDLHKKTDSDRRIRADFVKDFLKQDGIFVLRQISNNANDVIASEVIRYLYRDFLEKYKQSADDNSNIENADSV, encoded by the exons ATGGGGAGTTTTACTTATAT GTTAGACCATGTCTTAGGTACTGCCGGTCAAGCTGTCGGAATACGAGGTACATACGACGATGACTTCATCGATAGattaaatcacaaatatactgtgATGCTATTAGTGATATTTACGGTAATAGTGAGTACAAGTCAATATGTCGGCGATCCAATAGAATGTTGGTGTCCGACAGACTTTACGGAAAATCGAGTCGATTATACAAATTTCGTATGCTGGGTTTCGAATACTTATTATATTCCCATGCAGAATCAAATCCCTGCTCAGTACGACCAACGTAGAGAACAGGAACTTACATATTATCAATGGGTTCCACTTATTCTTCTTGTATGCTCAATGTTTTATAAGGTTCCCAGATTAATATACAAAGTTCTTAATTCATATTCCGGGATCAGCATAGATAAAATTAACGGGATGGCACGTGATACACAATACCTTGCACCGGAGGATCGGGAAAAGAAATTGAAGCATATATCCAAATACATGGGACAGTGGTTGAAATCTGCCTCACCACATAGGGCCGGTCTTTGTCCGAACCTGCGTACGCAGATAGGAAACGTCTGTTTCTTTCTTTGCGGACGTCATTTTGGAAATTATCTAACAACAGTGGCTATGGTATACAAGATATTATTTTTGGTAAACTCGATTGTAATGATGTATTTGATGAATTCATTTATGGGATCAAAATACAGTGTATACGGATTTGAAGTTCTAAATTCGCTCTATGAAGGAGAAGATTGGACCTATTCTCCTAGATTCCCACGTGTTACTCTCTGTGATTTCGAAATTCGTCAGATGACAAATTTACAACGATGGACTGTACAATGTGTGCTTCCTGTTAATCTTTTCAacgaaaaaatatttatatttctgtGGTTTTGGATGGTTTTTATTGCCATTGCAAATGGTTTTGGTTGTTTGACTAATCTCTATGGATACCTTTTGCCTCATCATCGGCGTTCATACATACGAAAGTATCTTAAAATCAACGATCTTCACAAAAAGACTGATTCTGATAGACGAATCAGAGCAGACTTTGTAAAGGACTTCTTGAAACAGGATGGTATTTTCGTATTACGTCAAATAAGTAACAATGCCAATGACGTAATAGCTTCAGAGGTCATCAGATATTTATACCGagatttcttagaaaaatataaacaaagcgCAGACGATAACAGCAACATTGAAAATGCAGATTCAGTGTGA
- the LOC139502742 gene encoding innexin unc-9-like isoform X1, with amino-acid sequence MTLGGPTVAAYLDDTNQYPKLDHVLGTAGQAVGIRGTYDDDFIDRLNHKYTVMLLVIFTVIVSTSQYVGDPIECWCPTDFTENRVDYTNFVCWVSNTYYIPMQNQIPAQYDQRREQELTYYQWVPLILLVCSMFYKVPRLIYKVLNSYSGISIDKINGMARDTQYLAPEDREKKLKHISKYMGQWLKSASPHRAGLCPNLRTQIGNVCFFLCGRHFGNYLTTVAMVYKILFLVNSIVMMYLMNSFMGSKYSVYGFEVLNSLYEGEDWTYSPRFPRVTLCDFEIRQMTNLQRWTVQCVLPVNLFNEKIFIFLWFWMVFIAIANGFGCLTNLYGYLLPHHRRSYIRKYLKINDLHKKTDSDRRIRADFVKDFLKQDGIFVLRQISNNANDVIASEVIRYLYRDFLEKYKQSADDNSNIENADSV; translated from the exons ATGACACTTGGAGGACCAACTGTTGCCGCTTATCTGGATGACACGAATCAGTACCCAAA GTTAGACCATGTCTTAGGTACTGCCGGTCAAGCTGTCGGAATACGAGGTACATACGACGATGACTTCATCGATAGattaaatcacaaatatactgtgATGCTATTAGTGATATTTACGGTAATAGTGAGTACAAGTCAATATGTCGGCGATCCAATAGAATGTTGGTGTCCGACAGACTTTACGGAAAATCGAGTCGATTATACAAATTTCGTATGCTGGGTTTCGAATACTTATTATATTCCCATGCAGAATCAAATCCCTGCTCAGTACGACCAACGTAGAGAACAGGAACTTACATATTATCAATGGGTTCCACTTATTCTTCTTGTATGCTCAATGTTTTATAAGGTTCCCAGATTAATATACAAAGTTCTTAATTCATATTCCGGGATCAGCATAGATAAAATTAACGGGATGGCACGTGATACACAATACCTTGCACCGGAGGATCGGGAAAAGAAATTGAAGCATATATCCAAATACATGGGACAGTGGTTGAAATCTGCCTCACCACATAGGGCCGGTCTTTGTCCGAACCTGCGTACGCAGATAGGAAACGTCTGTTTCTTTCTTTGCGGACGTCATTTTGGAAATTATCTAACAACAGTGGCTATGGTATACAAGATATTATTTTTGGTAAACTCGATTGTAATGATGTATTTGATGAATTCATTTATGGGATCAAAATACAGTGTATACGGATTTGAAGTTCTAAATTCGCTCTATGAAGGAGAAGATTGGACCTATTCTCCTAGATTCCCACGTGTTACTCTCTGTGATTTCGAAATTCGTCAGATGACAAATTTACAACGATGGACTGTACAATGTGTGCTTCCTGTTAATCTTTTCAacgaaaaaatatttatatttctgtGGTTTTGGATGGTTTTTATTGCCATTGCAAATGGTTTTGGTTGTTTGACTAATCTCTATGGATACCTTTTGCCTCATCATCGGCGTTCATACATACGAAAGTATCTTAAAATCAACGATCTTCACAAAAAGACTGATTCTGATAGACGAATCAGAGCAGACTTTGTAAAGGACTTCTTGAAACAGGATGGTATTTTCGTATTACGTCAAATAAGTAACAATGCCAATGACGTAATAGCTTCAGAGGTCATCAGATATTTATACCGagatttcttagaaaaatataaacaaagcgCAGACGATAACAGCAACATTGAAAATGCAGATTCAGTGTGA
- the LOC139502742 gene encoding innexin unc-9-like isoform X2: protein MGNGLCVETGSNMTIFDWLDHVLGTAGQAVGIRGTYDDDFIDRLNHKYTVMLLVIFTVIVSTSQYVGDPIECWCPTDFTENRVDYTNFVCWVSNTYYIPMQNQIPAQYDQRREQELTYYQWVPLILLVCSMFYKVPRLIYKVLNSYSGISIDKINGMARDTQYLAPEDREKKLKHISKYMGQWLKSASPHRAGLCPNLRTQIGNVCFFLCGRHFGNYLTTVAMVYKILFLVNSIVMMYLMNSFMGSKYSVYGFEVLNSLYEGEDWTYSPRFPRVTLCDFEIRQMTNLQRWTVQCVLPVNLFNEKIFIFLWFWMVFIAIANGFGCLTNLYGYLLPHHRRSYIRKYLKINDLHKKTDSDRRIRADFVKDFLKQDGIFVLRQISNNANDVIASEVIRYLYRDFLEKYKQSADDNSNIENADSV from the coding sequence GTTAGACCATGTCTTAGGTACTGCCGGTCAAGCTGTCGGAATACGAGGTACATACGACGATGACTTCATCGATAGattaaatcacaaatatactgtgATGCTATTAGTGATATTTACGGTAATAGTGAGTACAAGTCAATATGTCGGCGATCCAATAGAATGTTGGTGTCCGACAGACTTTACGGAAAATCGAGTCGATTATACAAATTTCGTATGCTGGGTTTCGAATACTTATTATATTCCCATGCAGAATCAAATCCCTGCTCAGTACGACCAACGTAGAGAACAGGAACTTACATATTATCAATGGGTTCCACTTATTCTTCTTGTATGCTCAATGTTTTATAAGGTTCCCAGATTAATATACAAAGTTCTTAATTCATATTCCGGGATCAGCATAGATAAAATTAACGGGATGGCACGTGATACACAATACCTTGCACCGGAGGATCGGGAAAAGAAATTGAAGCATATATCCAAATACATGGGACAGTGGTTGAAATCTGCCTCACCACATAGGGCCGGTCTTTGTCCGAACCTGCGTACGCAGATAGGAAACGTCTGTTTCTTTCTTTGCGGACGTCATTTTGGAAATTATCTAACAACAGTGGCTATGGTATACAAGATATTATTTTTGGTAAACTCGATTGTAATGATGTATTTGATGAATTCATTTATGGGATCAAAATACAGTGTATACGGATTTGAAGTTCTAAATTCGCTCTATGAAGGAGAAGATTGGACCTATTCTCCTAGATTCCCACGTGTTACTCTCTGTGATTTCGAAATTCGTCAGATGACAAATTTACAACGATGGACTGTACAATGTGTGCTTCCTGTTAATCTTTTCAacgaaaaaatatttatatttctgtGGTTTTGGATGGTTTTTATTGCCATTGCAAATGGTTTTGGTTGTTTGACTAATCTCTATGGATACCTTTTGCCTCATCATCGGCGTTCATACATACGAAAGTATCTTAAAATCAACGATCTTCACAAAAAGACTGATTCTGATAGACGAATCAGAGCAGACTTTGTAAAGGACTTCTTGAAACAGGATGGTATTTTCGTATTACGTCAAATAAGTAACAATGCCAATGACGTAATAGCTTCAGAGGTCATCAGATATTTATACCGagatttcttagaaaaatataaacaaagcgCAGACGATAACAGCAACATTGAAAATGCAGATTCAGTGTGA